The nucleotide window GGCGCATATGTTTCAGCGGACGATAGGTGCCCAGTGCACTCATCAATTTGTGCTCGGCCTTTTCGCGAATACTGCAAGTATTAAACACAATTACGTCGGCATCCGATGCTGTTTGTGCAGCTTCGTAGCCGGCCTGCGATAAGACCTCTTCCATGCGACGCGAGTCATGGACGTTCATTTGGCAGCCGAAGGTTTGGATGAGGTATTTGGACACAAAAAGCTTCTGTTAATGATTGAAAGGGACAATGGCGCCACAAAGCCGATGCAAGGATTCACAACGCACAAATACAACGCTCCCTTTTAGAGGCAATTGGCAAAAATTCAAGCGGCCAAGTAATTTTGAATAATTACCCCAATTTCAGGTCTGCACGAGAAGCAAAGCAGAAGCCTTTGAGTGGCTTGGCGTAGAGAAAACAACCGCAGAAAAGCACGGGTGGCTTTGCGTCACGGTATGGGCGAAGGTATCACGGGCAGTCCGAACAAGGCACCCCCGCCAGAAAATCCTACAACCCCATCCGAGTTAAACACCGGCAGGGCTGCTGCTGAAGCCCGAAAGGTTTCCAAAGGCTGCGCGGTAGCAGAGCTAGCTTCTGTCATCATGGTTACGGGTTGCGCGCCGGTGATGCCAAAGCCCACGTTGATCAAGAGAACGGCTCTATTCCCAGGAATCCCATCGGCTCCCACAACCACGGCGCCGGGCGTTGAACACGCAATAGCAACAAAGGCTCCTGAGGGTACGCCTTCAGCCACTTGAGCGACGGCCGGGTTGAACATAGCCTGTCGCGCGAGCATTGCCACGTTGCCGTACCATAGTTGAGTCACAAGCTCCGAAGTAAACAGCGCGCCATTGACTTGAGTAATAATCCCGTGGAGCGCCAAAATGGTGGCTTTGCATTGATCGATACGAGGTTTTTCAAGCTCTAGATCAATATCCGCGCTGGTATGGATGGACAAGCTTTGCTTGAGGTCAAGCGGAGTAAGGTAGTCCTCCACATCGTAGTCTCCGTATCCTCCCTGACCTGGCATACTGGTTTGACCTAGTCGTGCATCATCGAGACTTATTTCGGACGTTGCCATTATAGCTTGCAGGCTATCGGTGACATAATTCCAGAACTCTTGCAGGACGACTAAGGGAGCATGACGCAAAGCCTGATCAATAGCATACAGCTGTTTGATCGTGGTCCAATTCTCTGCTGCAAGGCCACTGTCAACATATCGGTCTAGGCCATATAGCAGCAATCCAGCCCCGACAACCACACCGACCACTGGCCAGCCAAAAGTAAAGCCGACCGCTGCCGTTAGACTAATGGCTTCAGCCGAAGCATCTTCCGCTGCAAGATCAGCTTCTTCATTGTGCGCGCTGCAATTGGACAATAGTAAGCCAAGGCAAAGAAACAATACAATGCCTGTACAGGTATGACGTTGTTGGAAATAAGGATTCATCATGATAGTCATTTTAATAAGCAATTTCTGTGCCATGTTCTTGGATAACAATACAATCTTTTCGAACGGATATTGAGATAAAGACAGGCTTCTATCTAAGAGAAAAGCTGATCTGCTCGGGGTGTGGAATCCAAGGAGTGGATACAAAAAGCCTCAGTTCACTACAGGCCGATGCTCATTGAGCGCGCTCGAAACGTAAAAAGTCGGCAAGCACTCTGAGCTCGGATTCGCTGAGATCTTCGGCAAAGGCTGGCATCTCATTTAGCTCGCCGTAGTGGTGTTCAGGATCGGCTGTTTGCCGGTAAATCCACTGCGCTGATCCGTAAGCACTCAGGTCAGGGCCGCCAAGGCCATCGTAGTCGCCATCTCCTTCGTAACGATGACAGCCCATGCATTTGCTCTGAAACAAACGCGCACCTTCTTCAACAAGCTCTTGATTAACGGGCAAATCCGTTGGCTCTTGACCAAGAGAGAACAGGAACTCGACAATCGCGGTGAGTTTTTTTTGCCCCAGTTTTTTTTGCGAGGGCATGTCGTCGATATCTGTCTTTGCAAAAAACCGATTCGCCTGAGGTTTTTCTAGCAGGGCCATGATCCACTCCCGCGAGGCAAACGCGGTGTGATCCGGGGCTTGTCGCTCGCCCTCCCCATGAAGAATATGACACTGCTGACAGTTTCTGCGATACAGATCCTGACCTCCAATCACAGGGTCATTAGCCAGCATGAACAGCGGTCCCTCTGGAGGAACGCCCTGCTGAGCTATCGCATACGCACGCTCTGCACGCTTGGCAGCGCTGGCTTTGCTTCTTAGAAAATCAACATCGTGCAAATCATCGTAAAATGACCAGACCGTTAGTCCGGCTATGAATAGTCCTGCGCCGATGATCGGTAATATGAATTTCAAACGAGGCCTTAATCCCATCTTTGGTTCATGATCCAAAAATGGTAGTGCGATAAGAAACGCTGCAACCAGAACGGGAATGAGAGCCGCTGCTATGCTTTCAAAATCCGATGGTAGGATTTTAAACAACTGAAATAAAAAACGAAAATACCACTCAGGCCGCGGCGGATACACAACACTTGGATCGGCAGGCGCATCGAGAGGAGCGCCATGCCCCTTGAACGTAAAATAGATAATCGCGCCCACGGTGATAACACTTGCGATTTGATTTCGAACAAGCTGAAAGGGATAGTAGGGTTGCGAGTGCTTGGCTGGATTTGTTCGATACGGATAGCGTCGAAGTGGTCCATGTCGCTGAAACAGCAAAAGATGCATCACGACCAGCAACACAATGAACGCGGGCAAAATAGCAACATGAAGTGCAAAGAAGCGGCTCAACATGAGCTGCCCGTACTGATCGCCGCCCAACAAAAGTGATTTGAGCGCGCGACCCACAAACGGCAGACCTCCAATGACACTCGTCGTTACTTTGGAAGCCCAATAAGCTTTTTGATCCCACGGCAAAAGGTAGCCACTTAGCGCCATCCCCAGCAGCAAGGCCATCAAGGCAAGACCAAACCACCAGCTTAGTTCACGTGGAGCTTTATAGGCGCCATAGGTTGCTGTTTGAACAAAATGCAGTCCAAGCACAATCATCACTGCAGAGGCTCCATAGTGATGCACACCGCGCACAAACCAACCCAAAGTCATTTGGCTTTGGATATACATCACGCTCGGCCAAGCAGATTGCACGCCGGGTACAAACACCAGCATAAGCAACACGCCGGAAAACAACTGAATCACAAGCAGCAAAACAAGAACACGTCCGAAGACGCGCGACCAACTGGCTCCCCCGGGTCGCTCGTGATGCAAATAACGATCAAGGAGTTGTTGATACCCCGTACGGGCTTGCAGCCATTGGCGAAACTCCATCATGATTCCAATTCTATTTTCTTTGAAGTCTGTAGCTCAAAACGCTTAAATTGAACTTCGATGGAATTGCCCTTCACCCGGGTTTTTAGCTCATCAAGCGCACGAGGAGACGGTCCAGCAAGGGCTTTTCCATCAAGAGCAAAGGCACTTTTATGGCATGGACACGCAAACTCTCTTTTATTTTTTGCCAGAGCGATTTTGCATCCAAGGTGCGGGCACTCGGCACTTAGAGCCCTTAGCTCTCCCTTTCTAGAACGGCTTAGCCACACCGTGCCCAGTGTCTGCTTTTCATTTTTAATCCAAGCGTCACGCGCATCACCTATCACCGCAAACGATATGGGCGTCTCCCCCAAGTGTTCAAGCTTCGCGATAGGGACCCAACGATCTTTAGTCTTGTTCCGCCGAAACCAAGGGTCAACAAGATAGCCGATCCACGGAACAGCAAAAACCGCACTCAAAAGGGTAGCTGTGCCGTAGGTCACTGTTTTTAAGAGTTGGCGACGTGTTTGACGCTTTCTTTCTTCCATCTATACTCCTCTAGCCAAATCACGCTTTTTTGAGTTACATTTTACGGTGTTAGATTGAACTACTTATGTCAATTGGCAAAGGCCGTTATTTTGGAGTTGATAGGCAGAGGAGCTGACCATGTTTTCAAAAAACTATTACCTTTGGTTTTTCTTATCCTTGGGTCTGACAGCAATTGTCAAAATAGTGCAAACGACGATGCTTCAGAAGCAGAGCTTAGTTCAGGCGATGAGGCATCGGAAGCTAACGCAGATACCGAAGTCACTGCATCTGGGCAGAACGATCCGGGTTTAATCGATCCGCGTGCCAATGCGATCGAGCAAGAGCTTAGCTCTTTGACAAAAGCGAATTGGAAAAAGCTTCTGAAATCTGGTGAGCGCCGCTACGATCGTGCATGCGGTTCATGCCACCCTGGTGGTCAAGACGACCTCGGACCAAGTTTGATTGGCATTCGTTGGTCGATTTCGGATATGTATCGGCAAATTCGCAAAGGCTCAGGGAAAATGCAGCCGATTTCGGAAAAGCGACTGCCCGAAAAGGACATGGCGGCCGTGATGGTCTATCTGTCGACCCTCAACATCGTCAAAGACCTTTCAGCTCCCTAAAGCAGCTTTTTAGCATAAAACAGCTGTGAAAACTGCCGTAATCTAGGCTATAAGCGGCTAGTGGGGCATCCGGTATCTGGCTCAAATTCATTCCGTTTGAACTGCCATAGTCGAGCGGACGCTGGCGTCGCGCGAGCTCGTTTGAAAACGGACGCTAGCGTCGCGCGAGCTCGCAAAAAAACGGGCGCGAAGAGCAAGCGAACTACTTTGCAAACACGTCCGGCCGAACCATCGAGCAAACAGCCAAGGTGCCGTCTATTTGTGCCACAGTTATTCTTCTTTTGTGCTGGAATCACTCTGTTTAGTGCTTGCGCCTCGGTTCCCAAGGGACGGTATGGAATCACCAATTTTGAGCTTAGTGGTGTACAGCAGATGGATGCTAAATCCCTGCAAGCCTGTTTAGCTACGCAAGAACGTTCCTCTTTTTCATTTAATTTGGGAGCGGTTCCCGAACCCGAATGCAATGTTCCGCCCTTCGACACAGATCGCGTCACCTTGTCGTTGTGGCGCTGGCCTTGGACCGACTGGCCTGTCTTTGAACGGACAATTTTTGAGCGTGACCTGGAGCGCATTGTGCGTTGGTACCGAGCACGTGGTTTTTACAGAGCCCGCATCTTGAATAGCGAAGTTCTTCCCAACTCAGCGTTGGACTCTGACCGAACACTGCTCATGGAAGGGCAAAAGCTACGCCTAGGTGAAGAGGAAAGTGAAAAACACGCTACGGTAAAAGTCCAAGTATACGAAGGCGAACCGGTTATTGTTCGATCCTTGGAGCTTAACGAAGATACCGAATTGGAGATTGATCTTCGCCGCAGATTACACAAGCAAATAGGCCGTATGATCGGGCAGCGCTTTGATGAAGCAGAGTACG belongs to Myxococcales bacterium and includes:
- a CDS encoding cytochrome b N-terminal domain-containing protein, with amino-acid sequence MMEFRQWLQARTGYQQLLDRYLHHERPGGASWSRVFGRVLVLLLVIQLFSGVLLMLVFVPGVQSAWPSVMYIQSQMTLGWFVRGVHHYGASAVMIVLGLHFVQTATYGAYKAPRELSWWFGLALMALLLGMALSGYLLPWDQKAYWASKVTTSVIGGLPFVGRALKSLLLGGDQYGQLMLSRFFALHVAILPAFIVLLVVMHLLLFQRHGPLRRYPYRTNPAKHSQPYYPFQLVRNQIASVITVGAIIYFTFKGHGAPLDAPADPSVVYPPRPEWYFRFLFQLFKILPSDFESIAAALIPVLVAAFLIALPFLDHEPKMGLRPRLKFILPIIGAGLFIAGLTVWSFYDDLHDVDFLRSKASAAKRAERAYAIAQQGVPPEGPLFMLANDPVIGGQDLYRRNCQQCHILHGEGERQAPDHTAFASREWIMALLEKPQANRFFAKTDIDDMPSQKKLGQKKLTAIVEFLFSLGQEPTDLPVNQELVEEGARLFQSKCMGCHRYEGDGDYDGLGGPDLSAYGSAQWIYRQTADPEHHYGELNEMPAFAEDLSESELRVLADFLRFERAQ
- a CDS encoding Rieske (2Fe-2S) protein; translation: MEERKRQTRRQLLKTVTYGTATLLSAVFAVPWIGYLVDPWFRRNKTKDRWVPIAKLEHLGETPISFAVIGDARDAWIKNEKQTLGTVWLSRSRKGELRALSAECPHLGCKIALAKNKREFACPCHKSAFALDGKALAGPSPRALDELKTRVKGNSIEVQFKRFELQTSKKIELES
- a CDS encoding cytochrome c, producing MAKAVILELIGRGADHVFKKLLPLVFLILGSDSNCQNSANDDASEAELSSGDEASEANADTEVTASGQNDPGLIDPRANAIEQELSSLTKANWKKLLKSGERRYDRACGSCHPGGQDDLGPSLIGIRWSISDMYRQIRKGSGKMQPISEKRLPEKDMAAVMVYLSTLNIVKDLSAP